Proteins from a genomic interval of Kitasatospora kifunensis:
- a CDS encoding DUF885 domain-containing protein: MAPEPNPAADGRTPRQLADAYVQALADLNPMTAVYLGLNPQDDHLPDLSPAGLAAIAELGRRTLAELDAAEAAGAIAAAVDPAAEQRCARLLRERLTSELAVYDAGEGLRAVRNLGSPLHDTRELFTLLPTETEDDWARLGRRLARFPLAVQQYRATLTEGIERGLFSGPQQVSTVIGQIAEWLAPDEAAEPAGKAAGWFGALVAPAPEALRAELTGHALAATAALAELRDWLREVYAPAAAGTPDAVGRERYQRYVRLWNGADLDLDEAYQWAWTEFHDLAAQMRVEAEKVLPGSAPMEAMHWLENDGPAIEGSEAAREYLQGLMDQAINDLQGVHFDLAEPVTRVESRIAPPGTASAPYYTAPSLDFSRPGRTWLPLMGRDSFPVWDLVSTWYHEGVPGHHLQLAQWNHVAGSLSTYQVSLGAVSANLEGWALYAERLMDELGYLTDPGHRLGYLNAQMLRALRVIVDIGMHVGLEFPADSPYRPGELMTPELAREFFGQYCGLAPAFLDSELVRYLGMPGQAIGYKLGERAWLRGRSAARAAHEARGEEFDLKAWHMAALSQGSLGLDDLTAALAEL, encoded by the coding sequence ATGGCTCCCGAACCGAATCCCGCCGCCGATGGCCGCACTCCGCGCCAGCTCGCGGACGCGTACGTCCAGGCACTCGCCGACCTCAACCCGATGACCGCGGTGTACCTCGGCCTCAACCCGCAGGACGACCACCTGCCCGACCTGTCCCCGGCGGGTCTTGCGGCCATCGCCGAGCTCGGTCGCCGCACACTGGCCGAGCTCGACGCGGCCGAGGCCGCCGGCGCCATCGCGGCTGCCGTGGATCCGGCGGCCGAGCAGCGCTGCGCCCGGCTGCTGCGCGAGCGGCTCACCTCCGAACTGGCCGTGTACGACGCCGGCGAGGGGCTGCGCGCGGTGCGCAACCTCGGCTCGCCGCTGCACGACACCCGCGAGCTCTTCACCCTGCTGCCCACCGAGACCGAGGACGACTGGGCCCGGCTCGGTCGGCGCCTGGCCCGGTTCCCGCTGGCCGTCCAGCAGTACCGCGCCACCTTGACCGAGGGCATCGAGCGCGGCCTGTTCTCCGGCCCGCAGCAGGTCAGCACGGTGATCGGGCAGATCGCCGAGTGGCTGGCGCCGGACGAGGCGGCCGAGCCCGCGGGCAAGGCGGCCGGCTGGTTCGGCGCCCTGGTGGCGCCGGCCCCCGAGGCGCTGCGTGCCGAGCTGACCGGGCACGCGCTGGCCGCCACGGCCGCGCTGGCCGAGCTGCGCGACTGGCTCCGCGAGGTCTACGCCCCCGCCGCCGCCGGCACGCCCGACGCGGTCGGCCGCGAGCGCTACCAGCGCTACGTGCGCCTGTGGAACGGCGCCGACCTGGACCTGGACGAGGCCTACCAGTGGGCCTGGACCGAGTTCCACGACCTGGCCGCGCAGATGCGCGTCGAGGCCGAGAAGGTGCTCCCCGGCAGCGCGCCGATGGAGGCGATGCACTGGCTGGAGAACGACGGGCCTGCGATCGAGGGCAGCGAGGCCGCCAGGGAGTACCTACAGGGTCTGATGGACCAGGCGATCAACGACCTGCAGGGCGTCCACTTCGACCTGGCCGAGCCGGTCACCCGGGTCGAGTCCAGGATCGCGCCGCCCGGCACCGCGAGCGCGCCCTACTACACCGCGCCCTCGCTGGACTTCAGCCGCCCCGGGCGCACCTGGCTGCCGCTGATGGGCCGCGACAGCTTCCCCGTCTGGGACTTGGTGAGCACCTGGTACCACGAGGGCGTGCCCGGCCACCACCTGCAGCTGGCACAGTGGAACCACGTGGCCGGCAGCCTCTCCACCTATCAGGTCAGCCTGGGCGCGGTGAGCGCCAACCTGGAGGGCTGGGCGCTGTACGCCGAGCGCCTGATGGACGAGCTGGGCTACCTGACGGACCCCGGCCACCGGCTCGGCTACCTCAACGCGCAGATGCTGCGGGCCCTGCGGGTGATCGTGGACATCGGCATGCACGTGGGCCTGGAGTTCCCGGCCGACTCGCCCTACCGTCCCGGCGAGTTGATGACGCCGGAGCTGGCTCGCGAGTTCTTCGGGCAGTACTGCGGTCTGGCCCCGGCCTTCCTGGACAGCGAGCTGGTGCGCTACCTCGGTATGCCGGGTCAGGCGATCGGCTACAAGCTCGGCGAGCGCGCCTGGCTGCGCGGGCGGTCGGCCGCGCGGGCGGCGCACGAGGCGCGCGGTGAGGAGTTCGACCTCAAGGCCTGGCACATGGCGGCGCTCTCGCAGGGTTCGCTCGGGCTCGACGACCTGACGGCGGCGCTCGCGGAGCTCTAG
- a CDS encoding TetR/AcrR family transcriptional regulator → MNATEPAAPPPAPGAPAERPRRSGYRRLPVQQRREQLIAVALELFSTRPPDEVSLDDVAEASGASRPLVYRYFAGGKQQLYEAALSSAAEELISRFTVPPRGTPTEQLGAVLDGYFSFVAEHAAGYGALLRGGSVVETARTGAIVDKVRRAALRRTLRYMAVPEPGPRLTLLVRSWISVVEASSLSWLDEGRQIPQRQLREWLVDEFVAMSAATAAHDPQSAEMLAGLLALEAPDGRAAALLERLSSLRVGG, encoded by the coding sequence ATGAACGCCACCGAACCGGCCGCGCCGCCACCCGCGCCCGGCGCCCCCGCCGAGCGGCCCCGACGCTCCGGGTACCGCCGCCTGCCGGTCCAGCAGCGCCGTGAGCAGCTGATCGCCGTGGCGCTGGAGCTGTTCAGCACCCGCCCGCCGGACGAGGTCAGCCTGGACGACGTCGCCGAGGCCTCCGGCGCCTCCCGTCCGCTGGTCTACCGCTACTTCGCCGGTGGCAAGCAGCAGCTCTACGAGGCCGCGCTGAGCAGCGCGGCCGAGGAGCTGATCAGCCGCTTCACGGTGCCTCCGCGCGGCACCCCGACCGAGCAGCTGGGCGCGGTGCTCGACGGCTACTTCTCCTTCGTCGCCGAACACGCCGCCGGCTACGGCGCGCTGCTTCGCGGCGGCTCGGTGGTGGAGACGGCGCGGACCGGCGCGATAGTGGACAAGGTGCGCCGGGCCGCGCTGCGCCGCACCCTGCGCTACATGGCGGTGCCCGAGCCGGGGCCCCGGCTGACCCTGCTGGTCCGCTCCTGGATCTCGGTGGTCGAGGCCTCCTCGCTCAGTTGGCTGGACGAGGGCCGGCAGATCCCGCAACGCCAGCTGCGGGAGTGGCTGGTGGACGAGTTCGTGGCGATGAGCGCGGCCACCGCCGCGCACGACCCGCAGAGCGCCGAGATGCTGGCCGGCCTGCTGGCGCTGGAGGCGCCGGACGGGCGGGCCGCCGCGCTGCTGGAGCGGCTGAGCAGCCTGCGGGTCGGCGGCTGA
- a CDS encoding fumarylacetoacetate hydrolase family protein — MKLLRVGPPGAERPIVLGPDGTAYDLSGRTVDLDGAFLSRLQVTELAQAVARGELPVVDIAGQRIGAPVVRPGKLVCVGLNYRDHAAEAGAQIPAEPVLFLKGSDTVVGPNDEVLVPRGSLKTDYEVELAAVIGQRARYLESQEQAAAVIAGYTISNDVTERAFQFERGGQWDKGKCCETFNPLGPYLVTPDELGDPQALELKLWVNGELRQDGRTAEMIFPILEVIRYISQFMVLEPGDVVTTGTPAGVTMGRPGTAFLQPGDVLELEVTGLGRQRQVLGKA, encoded by the coding sequence ATGAAGCTCCTCCGTGTTGGCCCCCCGGGCGCCGAGCGCCCGATCGTGCTCGGCCCGGACGGCACCGCGTACGACCTCTCGGGGCGCACCGTGGACCTCGACGGAGCGTTCCTGTCCCGGCTCCAGGTGACCGAGCTCGCCCAGGCGGTGGCGCGCGGTGAGCTGCCCGTGGTGGACATCGCGGGGCAGCGGATCGGCGCGCCGGTGGTGCGCCCGGGCAAGCTGGTCTGCGTCGGGCTGAACTACCGCGACCACGCCGCCGAGGCGGGCGCGCAGATCCCGGCTGAGCCGGTGCTCTTCCTCAAGGGCAGCGACACCGTGGTGGGCCCGAACGACGAGGTCCTGGTCCCGCGCGGCAGCCTCAAGACCGACTACGAGGTCGAGCTGGCCGCGGTGATCGGGCAACGGGCCCGCTACCTGGAGAGCCAGGAGCAGGCGGCAGCGGTGATCGCCGGCTACACGATCTCCAACGACGTCACCGAGCGGGCCTTCCAGTTCGAGCGCGGCGGCCAGTGGGACAAGGGCAAGTGCTGCGAGACCTTCAACCCGCTGGGCCCCTACCTGGTCACCCCCGACGAGCTGGGCGACCCGCAGGCACTGGAGCTCAAGCTCTGGGTCAACGGGGAGCTGCGGCAGGACGGGCGGACCGCCGAGATGATCTTCCCGATCCTCGAGGTGATCCGTTACATCAGCCAGTTCATGGTGCTGGAGCCCGGCGACGTGGTCACCACCGGCACCCCGGCCGGCGTCACCATGGGACGTCCCGGCACGGCGTTCCTGCAGCCCGGTGACGTGCTGGAGTTGGAGGTCACCGGGCTCGGGCGGCAGCGGCAGGTGCTGGGCAAGGCCTGA
- a CDS encoding serine/threonine-protein kinase — translation MRAGELLGERYRLVGELGRGGFGVVWEAYDQRIGRQVAVKTLRHQHGSRDAATDLARFAREMEVLARVSHPSVVLIFDQGEAAEGEGSYSYLVMELLNGLTLKQVLLEQRPALPRALSWARQLCAALGAAHAADVIHRDVKPENIMFTGPDQQLLKVLDFGIAQIGDNQDGFTTEGAVIGSAPYLAPERWRGEPGTVRSDLYSVGCVLFELFTGARPFTSTSTYGLMAQHLDDPPGRPQALPAELADLLLDLLAKEPADRPADAAEVGRRLERAADTIRDLRRRADAAFLAAGEGKAAEALDQLRPLIEQFALAFGPGDGRTVRTCHDFAVLLTRVGALDQAYCLLDELLPHATAALGEGHPDVEDIQRRLARTPTPERPCPPGLLAALLGTVNRTSS, via the coding sequence ATGAGAGCCGGCGAGCTGCTGGGTGAGCGCTACCGCCTGGTCGGAGAGTTGGGCCGCGGCGGGTTCGGGGTGGTCTGGGAGGCCTACGACCAGCGGATCGGGCGCCAGGTGGCGGTCAAGACGCTGCGCCACCAACACGGTTCGCGCGACGCCGCCACCGACCTGGCCAGGTTCGCCCGGGAGATGGAGGTGCTGGCCCGGGTGAGCCACCCGAGCGTGGTGCTGATCTTCGACCAGGGCGAGGCGGCCGAGGGCGAGGGGAGCTACAGCTACCTGGTGATGGAGCTGCTCAACGGCCTGACCCTCAAGCAGGTGCTTCTCGAGCAGCGCCCCGCGCTGCCGCGGGCACTCAGCTGGGCCCGCCAGCTCTGCGCCGCGCTCGGCGCCGCCCATGCGGCCGACGTGATCCACCGGGACGTCAAGCCGGAGAACATCATGTTCACCGGCCCCGACCAGCAGTTGCTCAAGGTGCTGGACTTCGGGATCGCGCAGATCGGCGACAACCAGGACGGGTTCACGACCGAGGGCGCGGTCATCGGCAGCGCGCCCTATCTTGCTCCCGAGCGCTGGCGCGGCGAGCCGGGCACGGTGCGCAGCGACCTCTACTCGGTCGGCTGCGTGCTCTTCGAACTCTTCACCGGCGCCCGCCCGTTCACCTCCACCAGTACCTACGGCCTGATGGCCCAGCACCTGGACGATCCGCCGGGGCGCCCGCAGGCGCTGCCCGCCGAGCTCGCCGACCTGCTGCTCGACCTGCTCGCCAAGGAGCCCGCCGACCGGCCCGCCGACGCCGCGGAGGTGGGCCGCCGCCTGGAGCGGGCCGCCGACACCATCCGCGACCTGCGCAGACGCGCGGACGCCGCGTTCCTGGCCGCCGGCGAGGGCAAGGCCGCCGAGGCGCTGGACCAACTGAGACCACTGATAGAGCAGTTCGCGCTCGCCTTCGGGCCGGGCGATGGGCGCACCGTGCGCACCTGCCACGACTTCGCGGTACTGCTGACCCGGGTCGGCGCCCTGGACCAGGCCTACTGCCTGCTGGACGAGCTGCTCCCGCACGCCACCGCCGCGCTCGGCGAAGGCCACCCGGACGTCGAGGACATCCAGCGCCGGCTGGCCCGCACCCCCACCCCCGAGCGGCCGTGCCCGCCCGGCCTGCTCGCGGCGCTGCTCGGCACCGTCAACCGTACGAGCAGTTGA
- a CDS encoding serine/threonine-protein kinase produces the protein MSELQAPPADGRYQLLRQLGQSATGARWEAADRADGHRVALHLVPPQSPAPPAAVERFLDEAERVGRLGHPNLVAVEHREPRSLAMELLSGRTLETVIAAGPADFGHVLSWVQQICQGLTAAHAAGVVHWGVKPGRLFHTDQGSIKLLGFGTAHLAPATETGNAPYLAPEQWRQAPADGRADLYALGCVLFELCAGRPPYLGGSYQELMHRHLNDPVPYPGLFRADLPPGLDQVVQALLAKEPAARPADAEAARARLAAVAAGYQGPPTPSPEELLQAQVDQAWAYGEAGQGAEAVRQLAALVSHAARQLGATHPRTLQICYDLAIWRGMTDDIAGAAGLLGELVPLMTATLGPGDEDVAKATQDLWSFRHELERKRNRGLSRPGELAMLLGLPVY, from the coding sequence ATGTCAGAACTCCAGGCGCCGCCGGCGGACGGCCGCTACCAGCTGCTGCGTCAGCTGGGCCAATCGGCCACCGGGGCGCGCTGGGAGGCGGCGGACCGGGCGGACGGCCACCGGGTCGCCCTCCACCTGGTGCCCCCGCAGTCACCGGCCCCGCCGGCCGCCGTCGAGCGCTTCCTGGACGAGGCCGAGCGGGTCGGCCGGCTCGGCCACCCGAATCTGGTGGCGGTGGAGCACCGCGAGCCCCGCTCGCTGGCCATGGAGCTGCTCAGCGGCCGCACCCTGGAGACCGTGATCGCGGCCGGCCCCGCGGACTTCGGGCACGTGCTCAGCTGGGTCCAGCAGATCTGCCAGGGCCTGACGGCCGCGCACGCGGCTGGGGTGGTGCACTGGGGAGTCAAGCCGGGCCGGCTCTTCCACACGGACCAGGGTTCGATCAAGCTGCTCGGCTTCGGCACCGCCCACCTGGCGCCCGCCACCGAGACCGGCAACGCCCCGTACCTGGCGCCCGAGCAGTGGCGCCAGGCGCCCGCCGACGGCCGGGCGGACCTCTACGCGCTGGGCTGCGTGCTCTTCGAGCTGTGCGCCGGGCGCCCGCCCTACCTGGGCGGCTCGTACCAGGAGTTGATGCACCGCCACCTGAACGACCCGGTGCCCTACCCCGGCCTGTTCCGCGCCGACCTGCCGCCGGGCCTGGACCAGGTGGTGCAGGCGCTGCTGGCCAAGGAGCCGGCCGCCCGCCCGGCGGACGCCGAGGCGGCCCGGGCCCGGCTCGCCGCGGTGGCGGCCGGCTACCAGGGCCCGCCCACGCCCTCCCCGGAAGAGCTGTTGCAGGCCCAGGTCGACCAGGCGTGGGCCTACGGTGAGGCCGGCCAGGGCGCCGAAGCGGTCCGTCAGTTGGCCGCGCTGGTGTCGCACGCGGCCCGGCAGCTCGGCGCCACCCACCCGCGCACCTTGCAGATCTGCTACGACCTTGCCATCTGGCGGGGGATGACTGACGATATCGCTGGAGCGGCAGGTCTGTTGGGCGAGCTGGTGCCGCTGATGACCGCCACCTTGGGACCGGGGGACGAGGACGTGGCGAAGGCGACTCAGGACCTGTGGTCCTTCAGACATGAGCTGGAGCGCAAGCGCAATCGTGGCCTCTCCCGCCCCGGGGAGCTGGCGATGCTGCTCGGCCTCCCCGTTTACTGA
- a CDS encoding ABC transporter substrate-binding protein, which produces MTRTRLPRLLLALTATVALAGCASATADPGPAGASAGTGINLTAQQNRISTPKVDSIAALVPEDLRKRGTLEVVDSLGTVPPLDFYATDDKTVIGAEPDLAALVADVLGLKVQFNPQSWENVFVGLDSGKYDVGFTNITVTETRKEKYDFATYRLDNLAFEAKRGADWKVTGPKDVAGRTIGVSAGTNQEKLLLDWSAQDVKAGLKPVKIAYYQNSSDYYLALGSGRIDAWVGPNPTSAFHAAQTGQTEVIGTYSGAGANLQGKIAATVKKGDPLITAVQAALNEIIKNGTYGQVLQRWGLSNEAVSSSELNPPGLPKSDG; this is translated from the coding sequence ATGACCAGAACCCGCCTGCCCCGCCTGCTGCTCGCGCTGACCGCCACCGTCGCCCTGGCCGGTTGCGCCAGCGCCACCGCCGATCCGGGCCCAGCCGGAGCCAGCGCGGGCACCGGCATCAACCTGACGGCCCAGCAGAACCGGATCAGCACCCCCAAGGTCGACTCGATCGCCGCGCTGGTCCCCGAGGACCTGCGCAAACGCGGCACCCTGGAGGTGGTCGACTCGCTCGGCACCGTGCCCCCGCTGGATTTCTACGCCACCGACGACAAGACCGTGATCGGTGCCGAGCCCGACCTCGCCGCCCTGGTGGCCGACGTGCTCGGTCTCAAGGTCCAGTTCAATCCGCAGAGTTGGGAGAACGTCTTCGTCGGCCTGGACAGCGGCAAGTACGACGTCGGCTTCACCAACATCACGGTGACCGAGACCCGCAAGGAGAAGTACGACTTCGCCACCTACCGGCTGGACAACCTGGCCTTCGAGGCCAAGAGGGGCGCCGACTGGAAGGTCACCGGGCCCAAGGACGTGGCGGGCCGCACCATCGGCGTCTCGGCCGGCACCAACCAGGAGAAGCTGCTGCTCGACTGGAGCGCCCAGGACGTCAAGGCCGGCCTCAAGCCGGTGAAGATCGCGTACTACCAGAACTCCTCGGACTACTACCTGGCGCTCGGCTCGGGCCGGATCGACGCCTGGGTGGGGCCCAACCCGACCAGCGCCTTCCACGCCGCGCAGACCGGGCAGACCGAGGTGATCGGCACCTACTCGGGCGCCGGGGCCAACCTGCAGGGCAAGATCGCGGCCACCGTCAAGAAGGGCGACCCGCTGATCACGGCGGTGCAGGCGGCGCTCAACGAGATCATCAAGAACGGGACGTACGGGCAGGTGCTGCAGCGCTGGGGTCTGTCCAACGAGGCGGTGTCGAGCTCCGAGCTGAACCCGCCGGGGCTGCCGAAGTCCGACGGGTAG
- a CDS encoding amino acid ABC transporter ATP-binding protein codes for MSTDAMVEVRGVHKSFGTLEVLRGVDLSVPAGSVTVILGPSGSGKSTLLRSINHLEKLDRGVVSIDGELIGYRRVGDRLHELREREVLRQRTRIGYVFQNFNLFPHLTVLENITEAPISALGRPKAQARESALELLARVGLADKAQAYPRQLSGGQQQRVAIARALALEPKVLLFDEPTSALDPELVGEVLEVIKGLAGSGTTMIVVTHEIGFAREVADTVVFMDGGVVVEQGSAAQVLDAPQHARTRAFLAKVL; via the coding sequence ATGAGCACCGATGCGATGGTCGAAGTCCGGGGCGTGCACAAGAGCTTCGGCACCCTGGAGGTGCTGCGCGGGGTGGACCTGAGCGTGCCGGCCGGCTCGGTGACGGTGATCCTGGGGCCCTCGGGCTCCGGCAAGTCGACGCTGCTGCGCAGCATCAACCACCTGGAGAAGCTGGACCGCGGCGTGGTGTCGATCGACGGCGAGCTGATCGGCTACCGGCGGGTGGGCGACCGCCTGCACGAGCTGCGCGAGCGCGAGGTGCTGCGTCAGCGCACCCGGATCGGCTACGTGTTCCAGAACTTCAACCTGTTCCCGCACCTGACGGTGCTGGAGAACATCACCGAGGCACCGATCAGCGCGCTCGGCCGCCCCAAGGCGCAGGCGCGCGAGTCGGCCCTCGAGCTGCTGGCCCGGGTCGGCCTGGCGGACAAGGCGCAGGCCTACCCGCGCCAGCTCTCCGGCGGCCAGCAGCAGCGGGTGGCGATCGCCCGGGCGCTGGCCCTTGAGCCCAAGGTGCTGCTCTTCGACGAGCCCACCTCGGCGCTCGACCCCGAACTGGTGGGCGAGGTACTGGAGGTGATCAAGGGCCTGGCCGGGTCGGGGACCACGATGATCGTGGTCACCCACGAGATCGGCTTCGCGCGCGAGGTGGCGGACACCGTGGTCTTCATGGACGGCGGGGTGGTGGTCGAGCAGGGCAGCGCGGCCCAGGTGCTGGACGCCCCGCAGCACGCCCGCACCCGCGCCTTCCTCGCCAAAGTCCTCTGA
- a CDS encoding amino acid ABC transporter permease, translating into MSLTLRRAAAPPGSDADPAALPVVPARHPGRWLAALLALLVVAQFVHGLAVNPGWDWPTFARYLTTATILKAVGVTLQLTAYGTVLGFAAGIVVAFGRLSGSLVLQTIAWTYTWIFRSIPLIVQLVFWFNISYLYQHLALGVPFGPELWSFRTVDVLSAQGAAVLGLALYQSAYAAEVVRAGVIAIDSGQFEAAAALGIPRLRQLRRIVLPQAMRSILPNAANQVIALLKSTSVVYVMAISELFYQVQVVYGRNGRVVPLLMVATVWYVVLTTVLSLLQYYVERHFARGAQRTVPPTPLQRLIRRVQS; encoded by the coding sequence GTGAGCCTCACCCTGCGCCGAGCCGCGGCCCCGCCCGGCTCCGACGCCGACCCCGCCGCGCTGCCCGTGGTGCCCGCCCGGCACCCGGGGCGCTGGCTGGCCGCCCTGCTCGCCCTGCTGGTGGTGGCCCAGTTCGTCCACGGGCTGGCCGTCAACCCCGGCTGGGACTGGCCGACCTTCGCCCGCTACCTGACCACCGCGACGATCCTCAAGGCGGTCGGCGTCACCCTCCAACTCACCGCCTACGGCACCGTGCTGGGCTTCGCCGCCGGCATCGTGGTGGCGTTCGGGCGGCTGTCGGGGAGCCTGGTGCTGCAGACCATCGCCTGGACCTACACCTGGATCTTCCGGTCGATCCCGCTCATCGTCCAGCTGGTCTTCTGGTTCAACATCTCCTACCTCTACCAACACCTCGCGCTGGGCGTGCCGTTCGGCCCCGAGCTGTGGTCCTTCCGCACCGTCGACGTGCTCAGCGCACAGGGCGCGGCGGTGCTGGGCCTGGCGCTCTACCAGAGCGCGTACGCGGCCGAGGTGGTGCGGGCCGGGGTGATCGCGATCGACTCCGGGCAGTTCGAGGCGGCCGCCGCGCTCGGCATCCCGCGGCTGCGCCAGCTGCGCCGGATCGTGCTGCCGCAGGCGATGCGCTCCATCCTGCCGAACGCCGCCAACCAGGTGATCGCGCTGCTCAAGAGCACCTCGGTGGTCTACGTGATGGCGATCAGTGAACTCTTCTACCAGGTCCAGGTGGTGTACGGACGCAATGGGCGGGTGGTGCCGCTGCTGATGGTGGCCACCGTCTGGTACGTCGTGCTGACCACCGTGCTCTCCCTCCTGCAGTACTACGTGGAGCGGCACTTCGCCCGCGGCGCGCAGCGCACGGTGCCGCCCACGCCGTTGCAACGCCTGATCCGAAGGGTCCAGTCATGA
- a CDS encoding ABC transporter substrate-binding protein, producing MRPRKALGQALAAALLPLLALTACGSASGTASGTAAKAQPVAQGVDPNRDAVSQEQKVDAIAALLPADLRQGGTLKVGSSFGTPPSAYYPDPAAKKPAGLDVDFTDAVAKVLGLKVDREDAAFETILPALGSGRYDVGTGNFGVTAARLKTIDFVTYIDDGQGFAVRKDNTTLTDVTQLTQLCGLTIGTGAGTTFETTLNAQKHLCTDAGKKPYTVQSFAENGAILTSLQQGRIDAVMSTINGLRFQAAQPAAGTRFVGEFHRLDVGFAFKKGSPLTPAFQAAVNQLLKDGTYQRILAKWGTEGSAITQSQISPPEHP from the coding sequence GTGAGACCGCGCAAGGCCCTCGGACAGGCCCTGGCCGCCGCCCTGCTGCCGCTGCTGGCGCTGACCGCCTGCGGCTCCGCTTCCGGCACCGCTTCCGGCACCGCCGCCAAGGCCCAGCCGGTTGCCCAGGGGGTGGACCCGAACCGCGACGCGGTCTCCCAGGAGCAGAAGGTGGACGCGATCGCCGCCCTGCTGCCCGCCGACCTGCGCCAAGGCGGCACGCTCAAGGTCGGCAGCTCCTTCGGCACCCCGCCCAGCGCCTACTACCCGGACCCGGCGGCCAAGAAGCCGGCCGGCCTGGACGTGGACTTCACCGACGCCGTCGCGAAGGTGCTGGGCCTGAAGGTGGACCGCGAGGACGCCGCCTTCGAGACCATCCTGCCCGCGCTCGGCAGCGGCAGGTACGACGTGGGCACCGGCAACTTCGGGGTCACCGCGGCCCGGCTGAAGACCATCGACTTCGTCACCTACATCGACGACGGCCAGGGCTTCGCGGTCCGCAAGGACAACACCACGCTGACCGACGTCACCCAGCTGACCCAGCTGTGCGGCCTGACCATCGGCACCGGCGCCGGCACCACCTTCGAGACCACGCTGAACGCGCAGAAGCACCTGTGCACGGACGCCGGCAAGAAGCCGTACACCGTGCAGTCCTTCGCCGAGAACGGCGCCATCCTGACCAGCCTCCAGCAGGGCCGGATCGATGCGGTGATGTCCACCATCAACGGCCTGCGCTTCCAGGCCGCCCAGCCGGCCGCAGGCACGAGGTTCGTCGGCGAGTTCCACCGCCTGGACGTCGGCTTCGCCTTCAAGAAGGGCAGCCCGCTGACCCCGGCCTTCCAGGCGGCGGTCAACCAACTGCTCAAGGACGGCACCTACCAGCGGATCCTGGCGAAGTGGGGCACCGAAGGCTCGGCCATCACCCAGTCGCAGATCAGCCCGCCCGAGCACCCGTGA
- a CDS encoding GNAT family N-acetyltransferase, producing MSVLTVSQVSATDPLAEPLIRELTQEYLARYGEGAHAEMARYPATEFAPPHGLLLLLLADGEPVAGGAYRRYDESTAELKRMWTHSAHRRRGLARRVLAALEKRAQLAGYRRIYLTTGPRQPEAKGLYLAAGYTPLFDVAADPLTIGPLPFEKFLNQKLLNREAQTP from the coding sequence GTGAGTGTGTTGACGGTCAGTCAGGTCAGCGCGACCGACCCGTTGGCCGAGCCGCTGATCCGCGAGCTGACCCAGGAGTACCTCGCCCGCTACGGCGAGGGCGCGCACGCCGAGATGGCCCGCTACCCGGCCACCGAGTTCGCCCCGCCGCACGGCCTGCTGCTGCTCCTGCTGGCGGACGGCGAGCCGGTGGCGGGTGGCGCCTACCGGCGCTACGACGAGTCGACCGCCGAGCTCAAGCGGATGTGGACGCACTCGGCGCACCGCCGCCGGGGCCTGGCCCGCCGGGTGCTGGCCGCACTGGAGAAGCGCGCCCAACTGGCCGGCTACCGGCGGATCTACCTGACCACCGGACCGCGTCAGCCCGAGGCCAAGGGCCTCTACCTGGCGGCTGGCTACACCCCGCTCTTCGACGTCGCGGCCGACCCGCTGACCATCGGCCCGCTCCCCTTCGAGAAGTTCCTGAACCAGAAGCTCCTGAACCGAGAGGCACAGACTCCGTGA